A section of the Ignavibacteriales bacterium genome encodes:
- a CDS encoding prolyl oligopeptidase family serine peptidase produces the protein MIGTGLLIKEMTEIHLPERNINLVRSGWGDSAVDDVSVYKIVYDSDGVNVDGYLAHPKDLTRQYPLVIWNRGGNHKAGLIDEFLAQGMYGEIASWGYVVLASQYRKKEEFGGADVDDILNLIPLAETLDYCDTDNIGMEGWSRGGMMAYKVLTRTDRIKCSVIISGLADLKRNEDMRNDLDYIYKILFGEGADEEEFEQRKKDRSAVYFYKEINKDTAILLIHGTGDRKISHQDSIDMYEKLKSEGITCELVLIENGDHYLKKDKKRVAQLRKEWFDKYLKGN, from the coding sequence GTGATCGGAACCGGATTATTGATAAAAGAAATGACCGAGATACATCTTCCTGAGAGGAATATTAACCTCGTAAGGAGCGGGTGGGGAGACTCAGCCGTAGATGATGTTTCTGTCTATAAGATCGTTTATGATTCAGACGGTGTGAATGTAGATGGTTATTTAGCACACCCAAAAGACCTTACCAGGCAGTATCCACTTGTAATATGGAACAGGGGCGGCAATCACAAAGCCGGTCTTATCGATGAATTTCTCGCACAGGGAATGTACGGGGAGATTGCATCATGGGGTTACGTTGTGCTTGCTTCACAGTACAGGAAGAAAGAAGAGTTCGGTGGTGCGGACGTAGATGATATTCTGAACCTAATACCGCTCGCAGAAACCCTTGATTACTGTGACACCGATAATATTGGAATGGAAGGTTGGAGCCGGGGTGGAATGATGGCATATAAAGTTCTCACACGTACCGACAGAATAAAATGTTCCGTGATTATCTCCGGGCTTGCAGATCTGAAAAGGAATGAAGATATGCGCAACGATCTGGATTATATTTACAAGATACTTTTCGGTGAAGGTGCTGATGAAGAGGAATTCGAGCAGAGAAAGAAGGACCGTTCAGCTGTGTATTTTTATAAGGAAATTAATAAAGATACGGCGATATTGTTGATACACGGCACTGGCGATAGAAAAATATCGCATCAGGACTCTATAGATATGTATGAGAAGCTCAAATCGGAAGGAATTACGTGCGAGCTCGTATTAATTGAAAACGGCGACCATTACCTCAAAAAGGACAAAAAGAGGGTTGCGCAACTCAGAAAGGAATGGTTTGACAAGTACTTAAAGGGAAATTAA
- a CDS encoding BrxA/BrxB family bacilliredoxin has translation MYDPIMVKPMRDEATAIGFKELLTPDEVKEEFEKEGTAFVFVNSVCGCAAGQARPGLAMAIKWAKENNLMPDRLLTVFAGMEKDAVETARSYFTGYPPSSPQMALLKDGKLVGMIERLQIENNSALQVGNMIAAMLKENCEKEPSA, from the coding sequence ATGTACGATCCAATAATGGTTAAACCGATGAGAGATGAGGCTACAGCGATTGGATTTAAAGAATTATTGACACCGGATGAAGTAAAGGAAGAATTCGAGAAAGAAGGAACAGCCTTCGTATTTGTAAATTCGGTATGCGGATGCGCCGCCGGACAGGCAAGACCAGGTCTGGCTATGGCTATAAAATGGGCTAAGGAAAACAATTTAATGCCGGACAGGCTTTTGACAGTGTTCGCGGGCATGGAAAAAGACGCGGTTGAGACAGCCAGAAGTTATTTTACGGGCTATCCGCCGTCATCACCGCAGATGGCGCTTTTAAAAGACGGGAAGCTTGTAGGGATGATCGAGAGACTGCAAATAGAGAATAATAGTGCTTTACAGGTCGGAAACATGATTGCCGCCATGCTTAAAGAGAATTGTGAAAAGGAACCTTCGGCGTAA